From Rhodococcus sp. B7740:
CGAGTGCATCGAGTGCCTCGGACTCGCTCCAGCCGCTCAGCATCTCTGCCAGGCGACGTGCGCGTCTGTCCCAAATTTGTTTCAGTCGAACCTGGCCGACGTCCGACACACAGACCCGGGACGCCCTTCGGTCGTCCGGATCGGGATGCCGATCGATGTAGCCGAGGTCGACGAGGTCCGCGATCTGCCGGCTGAGGGCGGACTGGCTGACGCAGAGCCTGCTGGCCAGGTCGGTCTGTCTGCATTCGCCCTCGGTCGCCAGGATGGCCAACACTCCGGTCAGGGCCTGCGGCAGGGGTGAATCCTCGACTCCGGTGGTCACGGCCCGCTTCAGCGTGCGCCCGAAGAGGAAGACCTCTTCGACCAGCGACTCCGCTGTAGTGGATCGAACTGCCATGAGTGCTCCAACGATGAGTTCCATTTACTTGCTGTCTGCAACCATATATATACATACATGCGCTAAGCAAACATTATTCCTGTCTGGTGGGTCACAGGGTTGGAGCCGGATCGCGGATCGGCTCCTCGGATCTGGATTTGTGCCTCCGATCGCAGTCGGAAATCCGAAACTGGGGAGTCGATCCGCGGTCGGGGGTGGGCGATACAGTCCGGGCATGGACGTTGTGCGCGCGATGCCATTGCTCACGGTCACCGATCTCGATGCGGCGCTGGACTGGTACGTCCAGGTCACCCGTATGGAGGTGGTGATGAATCACGGTTGGATCGCCACGCTCGCGCCGTCGGGTGACAGTGCGGCGCAGCTGAGCCTGATCACCATCGATCCCACCGGGCCGGTCAACCCGTCGGCGTCGATCGAAGTGGACGACGTGGACGCGGCGTACCGGGCAGCGATGGACGCCGAACTCGAGATCGTCTACGAGATCACCAACGAGGAGTGGGGCGTACGTCGATTCTTCCTTCGCGACCCCGACGGCAACGTGGTGAACGTGCTCTCGCACATGTGAGATCAGGCGGGGGACAACAAGTCTCCGCGCCGGATACCGCGAAGAGTGCGGGTGGCCACGGTGAACCAGGCGGCGAGCAGCAAGAGGTACAGGGCAACGGCCAGAGCCTGCATCGCACCGAAGTTCAACGCATGTCCCAGGGCGCTCGCCCCGGTGACGCAGGTGCCGACGGGGAAGGTGAACGACCACCACGTCAGCGAGAACCCCAGGTTCCTGCGCGCCGCGTGCACGGTGAGCGCTGTCGCGAGCGCGAACATCAGCACACCGAAGCCGCCCATGATCAGCCCGTAGCCGATGCCGAAGACGTGGAGTCCGACGGCGATCGAGGATTGTGCGCCGGTGAACACCGTCGATGCGTCGGTGCCGAGCAGGTTCGCTGCGGTGATCGACTGGCCGATGAGTCCCAGCGTGATCCACACGGTCGGAGCCGCGTCGACGGGCGGGAGACCGCCGTGCAGCAGACGCCCGTAGATCAGAGTCAGCGTGATCATCCCAACGATCAGCGACAGCCCGAACATCGCGTAGCAGGCGCACAGCAACGCCAGCCGCCATTGGCCCTCGGGTAGGTGCGGAAGCAGCAACGCCCCGGTCGACGCCGACACCATCGGCGGCACCACCGGCATCAGCCATGCGGGTAGGGCTGTGACCTGCTCTCGGTGAACGGAGGTGATCATGCGGAAGGGAACCACGACGCTGGTGAGCAGACCGGTGATCGTCCCGGCGATCCACAGGCCGGCGAACAGCGCGGTCGCCGCGGTGGATCCGAGCAGGTCCACTCCGAGGAGGCCTGCTCCCGCGCCGACGGTGAGCAGTGCCATCGGCGGAGCGCCGTAGAACTGCACCATCACCGGGTGCCGGGCATAGGTGACAGCTCGGTCGCGGTGCCCGATCCAGTGCATCGCGAAGGCCGCACCGATCACGATGAGCGCCGTAGCTGCGCAGACCCAGACAGAGACCGCGAACACGTGCAGAGCCGCGAACTGCACCGGCAACGTGGCGGCCGCGGTGGCCACGATGCCGGTCCCCATCACCGCGGCGAACCAGTTGGGGGTGATGTGCTCGAAGGGTTGGCGGCGCACCACGCGGGTAGGAGCTGTCATGGTCATGTCTTCAGCCTGCGGGGTGCCGTGCCGGCTCGGTAGGCACCGGTTCAACACTCAGTCATAACCCAGGGCTATGGCTGCGTCTTCGCAGCCACGGTGAGCAACTCGGCGGCGGGTCCACTCGGCGCGCGGCCGGACGGCCAGATCGCCCGCAGTTCACGATGCAGTGTCAGTCCTGGAATCGGTACGCGGACCAGGGTCCCGGCAGCCAACTCGGGAGCGACGGCCAGTGAGCTCAGCACGGCTCCGCCGATTCCTGCCCCGACCGCGGACTTGATCGCCGTCGTCGAGGAGACCTCGAGGAGCGGCGAGGCCGGTTGCCCGAGACCCGCTGCCGCCAAGGCGCTTTCGTAGGCCGAGCGCGTCCCCGACCCGGCCTCCCGCGTCACCAGTGCAGTGCCGACGATCTCGGTGGCCGACGGCGCAGTGGCGGCCCACGAGTGGTCCGGTGCCACCACCAGCACCAGTTCGTCGGTGGCAACGGTACGGTGATCCAGAGCTGCAGGGACACTGGGGCTTTCGATGAAACCGAGGTCGGCGGTTCCCGCGAGCACCTTCTCGGCGACCACCGTCGAGTTACCCGAACTCAGCGTCGGAACGATGTGCGGGACAAGCGTGTGCAGCGTGACCAGCCAGCGCGGCAGAAGATACTCTGCGACAGTCTGACTCGCGGCAATCTGCACATGGCCGATGCGTTCGGCGTGCAACGTGGCGATGGCCGTCGCCAAGTCCTCGGCGGACCGAACGACCGGCGCAGCCCAACTGGCGACGAGCTCACCGAGTTCGGTCAGTACCGTTCCGCGCGCGCCCCGTGTCAGCAATGGCGCGCCGACGCGGCGTTCGAGGGCACGGATGCGCGCACTGGCCGCCGGCTGCGACATGCCGTGGGCTCTGCCCGCTCGCCCGATGCTGCCGAGCTCGGCCACCGACAGCAGCAGATCGATGCTGGTGAGATCGGCAACGTGAGGGGGAAGTGGCACGAGGCGAGCCTACGGCGGGGCGAGTCAGTACTCGCTGAACAGGTCCAACTCGCCGTCGGGCTCGGTGATGTCCGCGGACTCGATCGCATCTTCCGTGTCTTCGAGATCGTCAGGCTCACTGCGCTCGTGCAGCACCGATCCCACCAGGGCGGTGACGTCGATGGCTGCGGGGTCGGGGATGGGGTGTCCCTCGACGAAGGCGAGTCGCTCGGCCGACAGGTAGGCCAGGCGCACGGCCTGGACCACGAGTACGCGTCGTAGACCCTCGGAGACCTCGCCGCGTTCGCGGGTGACCGCAGCCAATCGCGAAATCGTCTCGGCACGACGGGCGATGCGGATGTCGGGGTGCCCGCGCTCGCGGCGGGTCTGCTCCGAGATCAACGATCGACGCAGCGACGCCGGGAGTGCGATGGGCTCCGAGACCGGTGGGATCTTCTCGTTCAGGATCGCCTTGTGCCGCGACTTGTCGATGGCCTCGAGGTACGCCGTGTACTCGTGAGCGTTCAGATCACGCGCGGCTGCGCGGAATCGTTCTGCACCGTCGGACTTCTTGAGATCCTCGTACTGCCACAGCGGCCAGATCTCGATTTCCGCGACCTCGAAGACGTCGAGCACCCGCATCGCGACGGCGTCGGTGCGCTGGTTGGTCAGGTGACGCTGCACCCGAACGCTGAGCTTTTCCTTGGTCTGCCCCACGTAGATCGGCTCGCCGTCGTAATCGTAGAACGCATACACGCCCCACTTGGCCGCCGACCACACCCGGCCCTGATCGTCCTTCTCGCTCAGCACTTCTCGCAGGGCCGCGCGAAAGGACTGCACATCGTCCGCGGGAAGAGTGCTCTTGCGCGGCGCGACGGCAGACGACCGCAGCGAGGACTTACCGTGACTGGACATGCGCCGCAGCTGTATTCGATGCATGCATCGTCCCGTTGACCAGTGGCATCAGGTAGTGCTCGGCGAGCCACGTGACCACGGGAACGCACACCGCATCACCGAAACCGAAGAGCGCCTGGTTGTTTCGCAGACCGTCGAGCGTGTACTCGCCGGCACCCATCAGGCGAGCGTATTCGAGCGGCGTCATCCAACGCACCTGCAACCGGCCGTTGCCCATCTTCACCACCGCCTGCTTCGACGAACCGCCGCGGGCGGTACGAAGGCAGCCGGAGATGTCGTCGGGCCGAGCCTCCCAGACCGCGACGCCGTTGCGGGTGCGACGGTAGGCGGTGCGGTAGCTGACCTTGCGGGACTTCTTCAGAATCTCTATGCGCTGCAACTGGATCGGCGACAACGACTGCACGAACGCCGCGGTACGGGCTGTGTCCCACCACCGCTCGTCTCGGTAGTCCATGCGCTCGACCACATCGCCGAGGCCACTGGTCAACGGAATCGGCGGACTCGGCAACGGAGCGCGGTGCGTCAGCAACGTCGAATCGCCGTACACCGCCTGCAACCAATCCGGCCGCAGCTCGCTGTTGGGATCGCGGGCATCCTCGGGGGGATTCTGCGCGCCGATCAGGAACAGGCGTGGACGCGACTGCGGAACGAAGCGTCGAGCATCGATGGTGAGGACATCGACCGAGTAGCCGAGCTCGTTGAGTTCTCGCACTGCTGCGGCCAGATCGTCGCCGCCGTGACTGGTGGCCAGCCCGACGACGTTCTCGAGCGCCACCACCTTCGGCCGAGCGGCACCGAGCTCGCTCAACACCCGCGTGAAATGCCGGAACGTCGAGGAGTTCTTGCCCGCCAGACCGGCGCGGCCCCCGGCCAACGACAGGTCGGTGCACGGAAACGACGCCCACGCCAGCGACAAACCGTCGGGCAGGTCTTCTCCCCGGGTGTGGGCAACATCGCCGAGTTGAAAATGGCCTGCATCGTCACCGAAGTGCTGGCGATACATGTGGTGCTTGTCGCGCTCGATGTCGTTGGCCCACGAGACCTCGAAACCGGCCTGCTCCAAGCCCATTCGCACCAAGCCGATACCGGCGAAGAACTCCGCGACAGTGTGGATGCGGCCGAGCGCAGGTGCCGAGGATCCACCCGGCACCACAGTCAACTTCGGCATGCACTCAGGCTAGTACAGAGCACCGACACGGTTGTGCCTACCGCCGGCTCACGCGGTGGTCGCCAGCGCCGCCGCCAAGCCGAACGCCACCGCCAGCAGGCTCACATGCGCGGCCGCTCGCCCCACCGAGTGCTCCACCGTGGATCGGTGTGCGGCGACGGTCGGCAACCACGTCCCACGGATCCGGTGAGCCAACGCGACCAGGATCACCGTGGCGAGAACCTTCGCGAGAACGATTCGGCCGTAACCGGTCTCGACCACGGCACCGAGGCTGTCGAGCTTCAGAACCGCATCCAGCACCCCGGTGGTGGCCACCCCGACGACGCACCAGAACGCGACCCGCGAATAGACCGGCAACAGAGTCGCCCACGCCGATTTGCTCCGTAGACTCAGCGCCATCGCACCTAGTACACCGAGCCACACCGACGCGCACAGCACATGCACGGCAACGGCGAAGGAGCCGAACGCGAACTGCGACATGTGACCGGTGATCGGCCGCGCCACCAGGGCGAGTGACGCCAGCACGATCACCGGAGTCGGAGACCAGCTCGCCCCCGACCGATACCCGGCCACCCCGACGGCGCACAGAGCGAGCGCCAGGATCACCGTCGCCGAACCCAGACGCCCCACCGAGATCGAGGTGGCGAACGTGGTGAAAGCGCTCGGCGACAACGTCAGTGGCGTACGCCCGGCCGAATCGGCTGCCGCAGCGGCCAGCAGAACGAACTCGGCCACCGCCCACAGCCCCGACAGATAGCCGATCGCGCGCCACATCACCAGCGGGTCGAGGGCGGGGCGTCGGGACTCGGAACTGGCGTCCAGGACAGCGAGAACTCCGAACCCCAACACCACCGAGCCCGACGCCACCGCGATCACCCGTAGCCACGACGACCCACCGGGAAAGGTGGGGTACGCCAGCGCGAATGCTGCCGCGACCCCCAGCAACGCCGCAGCTGCGGCGGCGAGCACCAACCGAACGCTTCTCTCGCCCACCGCAGCCACGTTGGTACTACTTCTGGGTCTTCGGCTTGCGCAGGGCGAACCCCAACGCGCCCGCGAAGGCCAGAACCGCGACCACGATCAACACGATGTGTCCGTAGCCGCCGAGGAATCCGCCATCCGACTCCTCCGAGGTGCCCGACGCGTCGGCCGGTGCCCCGGGAGTGCCGGAACCTTCCTGAGTGAGCGTGAACGTCGCAGTGCCGCTCACGGGATGACCGTCGGCGGAGGTGATGCGGTACGCGAGGGTGTACTCGCCGATCGGTCCCAGTTCACCGACGTCGACGACGACGCTCTGGCCCTCGATGCGTGCGTCGCCCTTCGACCAGATGTTGCCGTCGGGCCCGACGACGTTGAGCGTGGCGAACTGCGACTGCGGCACCTCGTTGAACGACACCGACGCCGTCGCCGGAGACGAGTCGAGGGAGGAGCCGTCGGCCGGGCTGTACCCGGTGACCTGCGAATGCGCCGACGCGATCGGTGCGGCGATCAACAGCACCAGCAGTGCTGCGGCCGAGACGAGCAGTGCCTTCGTGGAAACTACGAGCGATCTCACGAGCGCCGCGCCCTGATCGTCGCGCCGATGCCCAGACCTGCGCCGACGGCTCCCAGTACGAGTCCGACGCCGGCGAGCCAGCGCGCGGTGTTGTCCTCCGACGTCGTCGACGCCTCCGCTGTTGCGGTGGTCTCGGTGTGGGTGCTGCCGTGCGCATCACCGCCGGCCGCGGCCAGAGTCAGAGTGGGAGCGGGCAGTTCGGGCTCGCTACCGTCCTCGGTCATCGGCTCGTCCCAGTTCACGACCTCACCGTCGGTGTAGGTCTGGGTGGCCGGGAACGAGACGGTCTCCTGCTCGGGCAGCGGTCCCGCGGAGAGCAGGAACTGCTGGAACTGGCCCGGGCCGACCTCGAAACCGGGGTTCGCCGTCCACGTCACCGACACCGCCAGATCGGCCGAGTCCTTCTCGACGGTGGACGTCCAGCCCGGGATGGGCTGCGTACGAGCAGAATTCAAGCCAGGCAGGGTCACCTTGACCGAACTGGTCGAGGCAGTATCGGACTCGGTGGGAACGCGGAACGTCAGCACCGAGTAGCCGCCCTGCGCGGCGTCGGGTGCCGAGACGACGACGTGTGCGGACGCTGCGCCTGCGCCGATCAGCACCGCGCCGACGGTGGCTCCTGAGACGAACAGGGCACGGGAAAGAGAGCTCTTCATGGATTGGGTCATTTCTGTGCAGAGATGTGCGGGAAAGGGATGTCGGTCAGTAGATCGACACCGGGGGCCCGCGACGAGAGATGACCCAGTCGAGCGCAGTGCCGTCCACCGACCGAACCGCAACGGACATGCAGACGCGACCGACGGCGGAACGGTCGGGCAGGGGAGTGAGGAGGGCGAGAACCGCTCGGACGATGGAGGTGATCGGGCCGTAGAGGCGCTCGGCTGCGGCGATCGTGAATCCGGCGACGACCGAGGCGACCGCGTGGAAGGCGATCATGGCTGTGCTGGGAAGCAGGGAGTGTGCGTGCATCTGAGCTGCGCTGCCGAGGCTCAGCGCGATGTGGGCGACGAGTTGGCCGGTCAGCAGAGCCGGGAGCAGCAGAACGGTCGAACGCCTGGGCA
This genomic window contains:
- a CDS encoding YcnI family copper-binding membrane protein — its product is MKSSLSRALFVSGATVGAVLIGAGAASAHVVVSAPDAAQGGYSVLTFRVPTESDTASTSSVKVTLPGLNSARTQPIPGWTSTVEKDSADLAVSVTWTANPGFEVGPGQFQQFLLSAGPLPEQETVSFPATQTYTDGEVVNWDEPMTEDGSEPELPAPTLTLAAAGGDAHGSTHTETTATAEASTTSEDNTARWLAGVGLVLGAVGAGLGIGATIRARRS
- a CDS encoding DNA cytosine methyltransferase, which codes for MPKLTVVPGGSSAPALGRIHTVAEFFAGIGLVRMGLEQAGFEVSWANDIERDKHHMYRQHFGDDAGHFQLGDVAHTRGEDLPDGLSLAWASFPCTDLSLAGGRAGLAGKNSSTFRHFTRVLSELGAARPKVVALENVVGLATSHGGDDLAAAVRELNELGYSVDVLTIDARRFVPQSRPRLFLIGAQNPPEDARDPNSELRPDWLQAVYGDSTLLTHRAPLPSPPIPLTSGLGDVVERMDYRDERWWDTARTAAFVQSLSPIQLQRIEILKKSRKVSYRTAYRRTRNGVAVWEARPDDISGCLRTARGGSSKQAVVKMGNGRLQVRWMTPLEYARLMGAGEYTLDGLRNNQALFGFGDAVCVPVVTWLAEHYLMPLVNGTMHASNTAAAHVQSR
- a CDS encoding VOC family protein, coding for MDVVRAMPLLTVTDLDAALDWYVQVTRMEVVMNHGWIATLAPSGDSAAQLSLITIDPTGPVNPSASIEVDDVDAAYRAAMDAELEIVYEITNEEWGVRRFFLRDPDGNVVNVLSHM
- a CDS encoding LysR family transcriptional regulator gives rise to the protein MPLPPHVADLTSIDLLLSVAELGSIGRAGRAHGMSQPAASARIRALERRVGAPLLTRGARGTVLTELGELVASWAAPVVRSAEDLATAIATLHAERIGHVQIAASQTVAEYLLPRWLVTLHTLVPHIVPTLSSGNSTVVAEKVLAGTADLGFIESPSVPAALDHRTVATDELVLVVAPDHSWAATAPSATEIVGTALVTREAGSGTRSAYESALAAAGLGQPASPLLEVSSTTAIKSAVGAGIGGAVLSSLAVAPELAAGTLVRVPIPGLTLHRELRAIWPSGRAPSGPAAELLTVAAKTQP
- a CDS encoding copper resistance D family protein — its product is MGERSVRLVLAAAAAALLGVAAAFALAYPTFPGGSSWLRVIAVASGSVVLGFGVLAVLDASSESRRPALDPLVMWRAIGYLSGLWAVAEFVLLAAAAADSAGRTPLTLSPSAFTTFATSISVGRLGSATVILALALCAVGVAGYRSGASWSPTPVIVLASLALVARPITGHMSQFAFGSFAVAVHVLCASVWLGVLGAMALSLRSKSAWATLLPVYSRVAFWCVVGVATTGVLDAVLKLDSLGAVVETGYGRIVLAKVLATVILVALAHRIRGTWLPTVAAHRSTVEHSVGRAAAHVSLLAVAFGLAAALATTA
- a CDS encoding MarR family winged helix-turn-helix transcriptional regulator; translation: MAVRSTTAESLVEEVFLFGRTLKRAVTTGVEDSPLPQALTGVLAILATEGECRQTDLASRLCVSQSALSRQIADLVDLGYIDRHPDPDDRRASRVCVSDVGQVRLKQIWDRRARRLAEMLSGWSESEALDALDSIRKLNDTFNEDAHAQHQDVVRIESIAR
- the mprA gene encoding MprA protease, GlyGly-CTERM protein-sorting domain-containing form yields the protein MRSLVVSTKALLVSAAALLVLLIAAPIASAHSQVTGYSPADGSSLDSSPATASVSFNEVPQSQFATLNVVGPDGNIWSKGDARIEGQSVVVDVGELGPIGEYTLAYRITSADGHPVSGTATFTLTQEGSGTPGAPADASGTSEESDGGFLGGYGHIVLIVVAVLAFAGALGFALRKPKTQK
- a CDS encoding TDT family transporter → MTMTAPTRVVRRQPFEHITPNWFAAVMGTGIVATAAATLPVQFAALHVFAVSVWVCAATALIVIGAAFAMHWIGHRDRAVTYARHPVMVQFYGAPPMALLTVGAGAGLLGVDLLGSTAATALFAGLWIAGTITGLLTSVVVPFRMITSVHREQVTALPAWLMPVVPPMVSASTGALLLPHLPEGQWRLALLCACYAMFGLSLIVGMITLTLIYGRLLHGGLPPVDAAPTVWITLGLIGQSITAANLLGTDASTVFTGAQSSIAVGLHVFGIGYGLIMGGFGVLMFALATALTVHAARRNLGFSLTWWSFTFPVGTCVTGASALGHALNFGAMQALAVALYLLLLAAWFTVATRTLRGIRRGDLLSPA
- a CDS encoding GIY-YIG nuclease family protein; protein product: MSSHGKSSLRSSAVAPRKSTLPADDVQSFRAALREVLSEKDDQGRVWSAAKWGVYAFYDYDGEPIYVGQTKEKLSVRVQRHLTNQRTDAVAMRVLDVFEVAEIEIWPLWQYEDLKKSDGAERFRAAARDLNAHEYTAYLEAIDKSRHKAILNEKIPPVSEPIALPASLRRSLISEQTRRERGHPDIRIARRAETISRLAAVTRERGEVSEGLRRVLVVQAVRLAYLSAERLAFVEGHPIPDPAAIDVTALVGSVLHERSEPDDLEDTEDAIESADITEPDGELDLFSEY